One Procambarus clarkii isolate CNS0578487 chromosome 47, FALCON_Pclarkii_2.0, whole genome shotgun sequence genomic window, CACAAACTATTTATGTGGCTACCTCCATCCAGCATGGGAAGATCCAGAAGGACCATGGGAATAATGATGCATATGATAAGAAAAACACCATGAATCCTTCCGTTATATAATGCTCCAATTAAAGACTTGCAAAAAGGTTTCCTTCTTCAGTAACGGCCCAAGCTCGACTAACTACCTAAGCCAAGACATGgttaatattattttatgttgATACTGTAATTTGTTGAGAACTCACCTGAGGTATTCCCGTATCCTATAATCTTCTGGCTTCAGCTCAATCTCGCGAATCAGATTATCAATCAAGAGGTCCAACTGTCGTCCCTTAACTCGTTCCTTCAGCTTTTCACTAAGACTTGTGCTGATTGTTACCATACTATCGCCTGGAAGTCCACCCGGGCATTAGTAATTGCCAATACCCAACAAAACAGCTATACAGTTAAATTACAAGGGGCTCCGATACAGGAAGGTCAGGACTTGGGAGTATGTACTGTACATATATTTAAGTACACTGGAATTGATTTACATGCAATTTACACTTTTATTTTCAAGTAAATTATTTCTTTTTTCTTAAGAATTATTTACCATTTTGAATCTTGTAATGATTAATAATACATGTGAAAAGAATACAGTATTCCTTTTTTCTTACTAGTCGAAAAATCAACAAGAAATAAACAAATCATTCAGGgaaattgacaattttttttgttGTACAGGTATTTTGTGACTAAAATACAAATTGTTGATAGATATACTTATTGTATATATTTCATtattatataatgactcaaaaCTATCAATTTTACTAGTTACCATCAACTTATTTTTTGTTatggtacagtatactgtactgtatatagaaGGAACACACCTTTTCTTTATTAGAAATTTAATAAACTAAAATTCTTTTGATGAATTTGCTCATTGGTTGTATTTGTAATACAGTATTGTATGTCTTGGAAATACATAGCCTGGTTTTGTGTTCTTGGAACATATTGGAAAGAACAAATTAGAAAAAATAAATCTGGAGAACAAGAATATATTCATACACCCCAACCATTTACCAATGGTTCATGACTGACCTTCACGAGGATGCAATTCTCAGCAATTGTCaatctcctgggtacctatttactgctaggtgaacactctCAGGTGAAAGAAAACATACTTAAATGTTTTTTTCCTGCTGTAGGAATCAAATCTGGGACTTTTTTTTCATGAACCAATTGTGCCACAGTTTACTACAGTTTTTGTTAAAACTAAGTTATTCAATCAATTAATAATAcacattaataataattaaacttATTTGCAATAGCTCAGCTCTACTGTTGGTATACTATAATTAATTTAAATGTTACGTTTAAAACCTACGTACGAACAAAATTATGCTAGTACTATCTCGACCAAAATCCAGAAATAATCGAATTTAAAGATTTGACAGAATCAAATTCAACGAACCTGTGCTCTGGTTGTGGCTTTTACGGTGACTAGCAGATACCTGCAAGCGGGTGTCTCTGCAGTAGTGAGACTCTCTCAGCACTTTCTTGACCATATCCCTGTATCAAAGTGAAGTTTGAAGTTTTCAAATAGTATACAGATATGATAcagatgtatatgtatataataagaAGGGGGGTGCAGGTGAAGGAGCCTGCATTAATTAGTGGCAAAATTTCCATGCAGAATTAGATATCCTTTGAATTCTACAAATGAtagaaaaatattaataattttgttttgaTCCAACTGCCTCAATAAAAAGTCTGAAAGTCTGAGATCACCTTGGAGCACTTCTATATATCCAAAGATAACATTCAAAAGTTAGGTCCTTAATTTACATACCAAATATATGTTTACTGGACTGAGAGGGAAATTAGAAGGGACAAGTTAATACCTATTAAAAGCAGGAATGCAGCAAGCATAGCTTCAAAGTTGTAAACATCTTACAAGCAAAATTTAATACTGTGGGAATTACAAGATGACACTTGCTTGGCTTTTTCAAAGGATGCCTAATCATCTAGGCTGTGTCAGCTTGCAGGATATAAGCACCAACAGTTTATCTGATATGAGAGCAACCATGAAAGGCTCATCTTAGATCAGATTACAAGAGTGACAGAGGCTATCAAAATCCTCTACAACTACAAGATAAAAGCTAAAAACAGACTTACACTGACTCAAACTCAATGAAACTGTAGTTATAATGGTGGTTGATATTCCGCACTCCATACTGCAAAAAGACTCCAAGAACCGCCTCAACAGGAGTGGAACGATCGTACCCTGGAGTTACAACACATTGTAAAACAATTTTATACATGGAGAAACGTTCTCAAAATGAATTATTTACAAATTTAACTAATAAAGCATTAAGAAATTTTGCAAAGAATTGCTTCTTGAAAATAAAGCACTCAACACAGGTCACCAAAATAAATGATGTTCATTCACCAATcaaattttttttaagaatagctTGCCAACCATTGAATTTTAAGTACTGTACAGAATGTCAACAAACCCTAATATAGTATTCTATAGTACCAGTACAGTCAAAGTTTACAAATAAAAGCAAATAGGATACTGGAATTAATATCTAGAACCATTAAAAGTACAACATGGATACACATTATTAAATACAGTACATCGACAAAACAGAAAACATAACAATGGACACACATATACAAGGgattaaaataatatttttaataccagtaacatgtgcattcattttcacaattttgaaaatttattttttatttatatatagaaaaTTTAATCAATAAATAATCGCATCCACTGTTTATAATTAAAATTTTGTGAAAGACAGCCATATCATAAAAAAAACCTTGTCTGAACTGGGCCAGGTCTTACCTGTTACATGGATGGTGCGATTGTGTTCATCATTTGGTTGTGGTAAATTTTTGCTTTTGAGTTGCTTTTGATGTTTTTTCCCCAAGATGTGTGTGATGTAAGCACATTTGTCCAGAGTCGAGGTTTTGCATGCGGTGCATTTGTACGTAGCTTGAATGGCCGAGGTGATCCCCTTGTTTGACATTGTAGATATTAAAAGTACTTCATAACAAGGCACTTACAGTATTGTGTCTTTAGTATACTGGCTTATGCAACTCACACTATAGTTCTCATTCTTTGTAAATAACATTTACAAACATCAACGTTAAATAGCATTTTCACTATACTACCTACAACAAATTAATCAAGAGAGATTGTGTCATATCACTATTGTTGTGTCTACCTTACTAGTTCTTACTACCTTACTTAACAAATAACTGCACACTTGAGTTAAGGTACTGTATAAAACACTttgaatatacagtacagtattatgaaattaaaaaaaaaaaaaaaaaatcaggaatCACAATCCACTTAATCTTGAACAAACGTGGGTGATATTACTATTCAAATAAATACAATCTGATCCAAGGAAAAATGTATAAAAATCTATTCCAGCAACTTGTCAATCCTGGGACCATTCGGCAATTACATCAAGTTTCTCTCTGGAAAGATAAGAAATATGTTATACACTACAGTACAGAATATTCAATCACATCTAATTTACAAAGAGTTATATAAATGTGGCCAACAGTGTCTtggaaaattaaacaaaaatatgaAATGAAGAAGATAAACAAAGATATAAATGAAACATTTGAGTGCACTACATGCCTGGTTAGCAAGCCAGTTACATCAGTTTGTATAACACTGTTTAACAGACTTACCAGTCTTCCTGTCAACAACCTTGAGAAAATATTCTGGGGGAAGATATCCACCTTCATTGCCCGAGCACATTATCACATTATTAGCCGACCTGTAGAACTTGAAGCCCGCTGCAACATTAAGGCATACTATTACTCCAAATAATGAGTCTGATAAGTACTATCAGCAAAAGCTTCATCCAAAATAAAATCAAGACTATTACTGGACACTGGCATGAGGTGCAGTTTATATATTAACTTTAATTTTTAAGCCATTTACTACAATTCCAAtttcatctttgagtgttacatcATAGGAAACCCAAGAACAGATGCGCAAATCAGAATGATGTCCGCCAAGCATGATAATATCAAATAGATCTATGCTGTGATGCACTAAAAATACAATGTTGTCTTACTAAAATAAATTTAAAGAAAATAAATTAAGCAATGACAATGAAGAACAATTGTTGGAGTCTATTACCCTTACCCTCACTCCACATTCCCACTGAGTATTATTATTCCCATTCTGTTTTCATTTCTTTAACTTTGtcttttcatttttatttgcttACATCCCCCATTTTTGTTGTATGTTTACAAAGCCTATCCTCATTATCTTTAGACATTCTTTTTTTTTCCTCAGTGCAACTCAATGAAAGTTGCAGGCACCTACCTTTCAGAGCTTTGGCAAGATCTAAATAAATCAAGATCTGACAGGATGAGCGCATACCACTGATGACACCCGATTCTCCAGGAAGACCAGGAGCaaaatgtatgtgtgtgcgtttcATGCGACTCAGACCTTGTTCTTTGATGCTGTTCCAGTGGGAGTAATACGTTCCATGGACTACAGTTGACAAGTCACTGTCAGTTGTAATCTCCTCTAAGTCAAGATCATCAACCTGCAAAAGCATCACTTATTTATTACCAGTGTGAATCTAAAAATTACTTCTAGAAACAGCTGAAAATACATTTGACTGGATCATATTATTTTTCTTCTATTAcagtattttcttagtcacttgtcAAACAAAATTTTTATTATCACCTATCAGTACAAAATTTCCATATTTAAGGCAAGTCAGAACATATACAGCCCCTtaaaaagatacctgatcaaccagactgtgactcatttgttaggctgcaagcagctgtgtcaaacagcctgattgaccagaccaccaacctggAGGCCTGATCAGAGACCAGACTGTGGGGATGTTGATCCTCAGAATCATCGAACGGTAACCGAAAAGTAACCCTTATTTTAATGATGTAAAATCCCCATATttatatttgcaaaaaaaaaaaaaaatattttgaaggaCTGATGATAATCATGCAAAATATATAATACAGTACAGCATAGCATGTTCAATTCGATCATGTGAAAATGCCCACGAGGAGACGAGTGCAGGTAGTGTATAATATATTTAAAGTATAACATAACATACATAGAGAAAGAAAACAGTAGAAATAAAATCTAATGTATTAAACGTGAATGATAGCAATACAGTGTTTGAAATATATCCAGTACACTTCCTTTGACACACACACCCAATCCATTCATCAATGCTGTCCCTAAATAAAAAACAGCACACCTCCCAGTTGTGAGTGTTAAGATATTGAATCCCTGAACACACAATGAAGACATTAACATAAAACAACTACAGCAATCTAGCTTGTGCAGAATATATGATAGGCCTGTACCTGGAATGAATGTCCCTGATTGGCTCTGATATAGATTTCACCATTCTCTTCTTTGAGTGCAAAGCGCTGTTTGGGGCAGTTGGCAACAATCTCCTTCACTTTATCAATCCCTACCTGGACAAAGGAACAAGTGAACCAGATTTATGAAATTGTTTATTGTCATATATAAACATTTTCTGCTTCAATATATTTGTATCATTCAAAACCAGTGTTAAATTTAATGAAATAcctctttctggtagagcccAAGCAACTCCTTGAAGCTATATTGCCGAGATTACTTGTTACTACAGTACTAGGTCACACTGATCACAGGAATTCTGTTTggtctaccagggaccagagccagaatctggcctgtCTCTCAAGCACGGAGTACACTTTCCGCCACCGCACCATGAAAGCATCAAGTCAGCAAAGCATTACAGACAACTGCAAGGTTCACAAAGACAAGCTTTGAAACTGCCAGCATACTCTCCAAACAATTCAAGAGAAACGATTGaaacatttgaaactaatttgaacccaTTAGTACCAACAACTGTCACCAGGCACTCCAGAGTCCTGGCCCCCGACCAAACCTCACAGGTCAGTTCTGGAGCAGATGAAGGAAACATCAATGAACAAACACCTCAAAGGAAGGACGGAGTCGGGGAGTAACCGGGGCTCtaacagaaagaggcatttcattacatttaatgctagATTTCTGGGGAGCCCCCAGTGGCTTCATGAACCATGAAGAAAAGCAAGGGACTCACCAGAAGGGAGGAGAGACTGCAGGTACTAAAGCAAGGAGAAAGCCAGGAAATGCATCCCAAAGCAACACAGAAACAACAAGGAGCCAAAATACCGACAAATACTGGGCCGCTTTGACTTTGTTAAACCATCAATATTCCCGAGCCAAAATATCAGCCAAAGATATGTTACAGAAacctcaggaagagcagggtatttGCAAACATGGACTCGGGTAGACTGCAGGCCAGCTTGACACAACACATTGAACAACCTGCGAAAGTGAGTTTAGGAACACAACCAAAGAATTGGGATCAATCCACTTTGCATCCACTGAGGAAGAACTAGTGGCATGCAGGTTGCGGCAAAAAACTGCCACCAGACAAAAAAATTGTGCACCCCCCAGCTGGACCAAACAAATACAAATCCCCAGAGAATTCCTCTGGAAGCCCACCAATTCATTCTTTGAAAAAACAAAAAGAACGTGGCTGCAGAGAAAGAAACCACCCATCTGAGCCAAAAAAGCAGAACCTCTGCCTcaagagaagagcatgaagctccctaaCCCACCAGGCTAACAAAAGCACTGCCTTAAGAAAGGTATCCCAGACCCAAGAGGGAAGACAAGAACCAAGGAGAGGAAAGAAAAGCAAGGACTGTCGAGTGACCAGGATGGTTCAGGAGGAGCAAGGAGGCTGGAGGTAAAAATAAATGCCCAAGAATTTGAAGAATGGTGCGAAATATAAGTAACAGTGGTTCCACCAAGGTCAAATGATAAAGAAGCTACCATCACAGCCTAGTGATGATTGTTGGTACTAACGAGTTTGAGTTAGGCTTATGTGTTTCGATCattttcccctcgattgtttGGAAAGTTATTTGGCAATTTTCAGATTTTTATCTTTGTGAACCTTGCAGTTGTCTGTAATGCTTTGCTGACTTCCTGGATGCTTTCCAGGTGGAGTGGCACAATGTCACTCTCACTCTGCTATAATGGGGCCAGGttgtggctctggtccctggtaggtcaaaCATAATTCCTGCCACTCATGTGACCTAGTAGTAAAGAGCAATTTTAGCAAGTATTCTCATTAGGCAGTAGGCCTAAGGCATAATGCCGTTACAGCATGACAAATTATTTGCATGAAAAAAAGAGAAATGCTTCTAACCTTTTTGAAATTCGGTCTCTTCAGTACATCCTCAAGGTTAGCCCAGCCTTCTGTCGATATAGTCAAGCCTTCCTTCTCGGCTCCGTGTCGCAGCAACCACGTAAGAGTTTTGCTCAAACGAACATCAGCCTTCGACTGTTCAAAACAACAAAAGTATTTCATAATGCTAAGAATTATTAAAAAGCACACAATGGACAaacttataaataaaataaaatggtcAAACAATATAATGTTATAAGATTAGCATTTAAAAAGGTCACAAAATCTAACATGATTTAGGTACACATGAGACATCATGCCCATTCTACCAAGTGTACTTGAAACAATgttcatataaaaaaaaatacaaaggaagaattgaaacaggaatttccttaagtactttcgtatttaataatacatattcAGAAGGGTGAAGGGTGACATTttccatcacgtgttaattttcgtgatttacacacatacacacacactataaaacTGTACACTATTACATGTTATACTGTCAATATACTTAGAAACTTGCAATATCCCTTGTACCAATTTATATTCCCACTACCCTTTGACTTTTCTAGAGAATTAGAGGAAAGCTTTTTCAACCTttctttgtattaaaattgtataggCTTATAATGCTCCTGATTAACATTTGTTATCCATCACTTTCTAAAGAATCTGTCTTTTCTAAAGTATGGTGCTAAAATTGAGCTGCACAATCTAAATTCGTCTTGACAAAGACAGCTAAACATTTCATGAGCAGTTTTATTACTAGCACCTCTTGAAGTGATTCTTAGTAACCAATTTGCCTTATTTTGAACCTTTACATATTGACTTATACTTAAGTAAAGAAGATAATGTGACAATAGGGCACTCTTTAATAATAAAACATATAAGCTGCCACAAGAGATGGAGTGGCAGTCTCTCTCAACTAGCCAGGTACCCGGTACTGTGCAGATGCTGTGACGAGTGCACGtacatacgtgtgtgtgtattcacggaCACGTACGTACATGGACACGTTCGTTTGTATGCGTACACATACATGCATGTACATAGACACGTATGTAGGCGTACACGTCTGTACACGGACTTACACGTGCGTACATACATGTACGTCCATACGTACACGTGCGTGCGTACATACACGTGCATGCGTATGTACACGTACATGCGTATGTACACGTACATGCATACGTACACGGATGTACATACGTGTCCATGAACGTACGTGTGTATGTGTCCGAACACGTACATACCCAGACACGTACGTACATGGACACAAATGTACATGTAAGTACGTATGTGTCTGTACGTCCGTGTACGTACATTCATGTAAATACGTACGTGTCCGTACACATGCGTGCGTACACGTCCGTCTGAACACGTGTGCGTGCATTCGTATGTACATATGTGCATGCATCCGTCCGTACGTGCACGGACACATACACGGATGTCCAGACACGTACATACGGACAAGTACATGTACACAGACACGTACATACGTACACGCATATGTACGTACGTACATAaaacgtgtattcacctagttgtgtttgcgggggttgagctttgctcttttggcccgtctcgactgtcaatcaactgtttactaactacttttttttccacaccacacacacacacaccccaggaagcagcccatgacagctgactaactcccaggtacccatttactgctaggtaacgggggcattcaaggtgaaagaaactttgcccatttgtttctccctggtgcgggaatcgaacccgcgccacagaattacgagttctgcgcacaatccaccaggctaccaggccccactGTGTATGTGCGTACACACGTACGTACACTTACGTACACACGTACGTACACGCGTACGTAAACGTACGTACACACTTACGTACACACGTACGTACACACTTACGTACACACATACGTACACACGTACGTACACTTACACACGTACGTACACACGTGCGTATGTACACTTACATACACACCTACGTACGTACTTACACACACGTTTTAACTATTTAACTATTtatcaggctatttaacacaaggggacacaggtggaaactgagcgcccaaatgagccacagagatattagaaagaacttttttagtgtcagagtggttgacaaatggaatgcattaggaagtgatgtggtggaggctgactccatacacagtttcaaatgtagatatgatagagcccaataggctcaggaatctgtacacctgttgattgacgtttgagaggcgggaccaaagagccagagctcaacccccgcaaacacaactagttgagtacacgtATATACATACGTATGTACGGACAAAAGTCGTGAACtattttagtatttcgccatccatgtatttaaaagcacttctgacgttagaaagcgtagcataggctcctcgcacaacgttcgttACATGGTCTTCAGGTGATAcagtagttttctatctagaaccacccctagatctctttctttatcagaagtctTTAA contains:
- the Tpt gene encoding tRNA 2'-phosphotransferase 1 isoform X1, giving the protein MSKADVRLSKTLTWLLRHGAEKEGLTISTEGWANLEDVLKRPNFKKVGIDKVKEIVANCPKQRFALKEENGEIYIRANQGHSFQVDDLDLEEITTDSDLSTVVHGTYYSHWNSIKEQGLSRMKRTHIHFAPGLPGESGVISGMRSSCQILIYLDLAKALKAGFKFYRSANNVIMCSGNEGGYLPPEYFLKVVDRKTERNLM
- the Tpt gene encoding tRNA 2'-phosphotransferase 1 isoform X2 — protein: MSKADVRLSKTLTWLLRHGAEKEGLTISTEGWANLEDVLKRPNFKKVDDLDLEEITTDSDLSTVVHGTYYSHWNSIKEQGLSRMKRTHIHFAPGLPGESGVISGMRSSCQILIYLDLAKALKAGFKFYRSANNVIMCSGNEGGYLPPEYFLKVVDRKTERNLM